A portion of the Oscillospiraceae bacterium genome contains these proteins:
- a CDS encoding calcium/sodium antiporter, protein MLIPVLLFIVGLLCLIKGGDWFVDGATGIARRFHVPELLIGATVVSIGTTLPEVMVSTTSALTGHGEIAYGNAIGSVICNSALIAAIPIVVKPGKVDPKSLRTPVLFFFVAAAFYAGVAYTTGSFTRPVGIILLAMFVAYIVCNVMAMKNAPAPEEEEEPEENASFAKELGLLAVGAVLIAVGADLLVDNGTLIAQALGVPESVIALTFVALGTSLPELVTAITSLAKGHGALSLGNVIGANVFNLVLVSGVSVTLAPFTIPQNSTIAGMNASLVMDIPVMFAVMLLLTVPALLKGKLSRPQGIALLCIYAAFCVVQFTI, encoded by the coding sequence ATGCTTATACCTGTTTTGCTGTTCATCGTGGGCCTGTTGTGCCTGATCAAGGGCGGTGACTGGTTTGTGGACGGTGCCACCGGCATTGCCCGCCGCTTCCATGTGCCGGAGCTGCTCATCGGTGCCACGGTGGTGTCCATCGGCACCACCCTGCCGGAGGTGATGGTGTCTACCACCTCGGCTCTCACCGGTCACGGCGAGATCGCCTACGGCAACGCCATTGGTTCGGTCATCTGCAATTCCGCCCTCATTGCGGCCATTCCCATTGTGGTCAAGCCGGGCAAGGTGGACCCCAAGAGCCTGCGCACCCCGGTGCTGTTCTTCTTTGTGGCGGCAGCCTTCTACGCTGGTGTGGCCTACACCACCGGTTCCTTCACCCGGCCGGTGGGCATCATCCTGCTGGCCATGTTCGTGGCCTACATCGTCTGCAACGTGATGGCCATGAAGAATGCCCCCGCCCCGGAAGAAGAGGAAGAGCCGGAAGAAAACGCTTCCTTTGCCAAGGAACTGGGCCTGCTGGCGGTGGGCGCGGTGCTCATCGCGGTGGGCGCGGACCTGCTGGTGGACAACGGCACCCTCATTGCACAGGCACTGGGCGTGCCGGAGTCGGTCATTGCTCTGACCTTTGTGGCACTGGGTACCTCGCTGCCGGAGCTGGTCACGGCCATCACCTCGCTGGCCAAGGGCCACGGGGCGCTGTCGCTGGGCAACGTCATCGGTGCCAACGTGTTCAATCTGGTGCTGGTGAGCGGCGTCAGCGTGACGCTGGCCCCCTTTACCATCCCGCAGAACTCCACCATTGCTGGCATGAACGCCTCGCTGGTGATGGATATTCCGGTGATGTTTGCGGTCATGCTGCTGCTGACGGTGCCCGCCCTGCTCAAGGGCAAGCTCAGCCGCCCGCAGGGCATTGCGCTGCTGTGCATCTACGCTGCTTTCTGCGTGGTGCAGTTCACCATTTGA
- a CDS encoding flavocytochrome c, whose protein sequence is MRKRIAAFALASVMALSLFGCGAKSNSASSAAGVSGDFTGTAKGMGGDVTVTLTLTDSKITGCTAEGADETQGIGTLALEQLPGQIAETGSIAVDGVSGATITSDAIKEAAAAALTAAGLNADDYKTAVEADTTKAEDSTIDADVAIVGAGGAGMTAAITAAAEGKSVVILESQPMVGGNSVRATGGMNAGDTVYQDENEFGESAGVEKTLKTAAEKYADNATITALAKTVSEQWAAYQADPKGYFDSVELMELDTMIGGKGLNNPELVETLCSNSADAIDWLDEHGITLHSVSSFGGASVKRIHRPVDGDGKTVSVGSYMIPLLQENCDKAGVQTLLNTTATEILTDANGAAVGVKATGASGETVTVNAKAVVLATGGFGANLDMVTKYKPELKGFMTTNAAGAQGQGIEMATAIGADTVDMDQIQIHPTVEANTAALITEGLRGDGAVLINAEGKRFIDEVGTRDVVSAAEIAQTGSYSWLVVDQAMVDASSVIQGYIKKGYTVTGETYEELGKAMGVDETAFAETMNTWNGYVEAKNDPDFGRTSFANPLNTAPYYAIKVTAGVHHTMGGLKINTNTEVLKADGSVIPGLFAAGEVTGGVHGANRLGGNAVADFTVFGRIAGAAASKYAA, encoded by the coding sequence ATGAGAAAACGCATTGCTGCGTTTGCACTGGCATCCGTCATGGCCCTGAGCCTGTTCGGCTGCGGCGCAAAGAGCAACTCCGCCTCCTCTGCTGCAGGTGTCTCCGGTGACTTTACCGGCACCGCAAAGGGCATGGGCGGCGACGTGACCGTCACCCTGACCCTGACCGACAGCAAGATCACCGGCTGCACTGCTGAGGGCGCCGACGAGACCCAGGGCATTGGTACCCTAGCTCTGGAGCAGCTGCCCGGCCAGATCGCTGAGACCGGCAGCATCGCTGTGGACGGCGTCTCCGGTGCTACCATCACCTCCGATGCCATCAAGGAGGCTGCAGCCGCCGCTCTGACCGCTGCCGGCCTGAACGCTGACGACTACAAGACCGCTGTCGAGGCCGACACCACCAAGGCAGAGGACTCCACCATTGACGCAGATGTTGCCATCGTGGGCGCAGGCGGCGCAGGCATGACTGCTGCCATCACCGCTGCTGCTGAGGGCAAGAGCGTTGTCATCCTGGAGAGCCAGCCCATGGTGGGCGGCAACTCCGTCCGTGCCACCGGCGGCATGAACGCTGGCGACACCGTGTACCAGGACGAGAACGAGTTCGGCGAGTCCGCAGGCGTGGAAAAGACCCTGAAGACTGCTGCTGAAAAGTACGCCGACAACGCTACCATCACCGCTCTGGCTAAGACTGTTTCTGAGCAGTGGGCTGCTTATCAGGCTGACCCCAAGGGCTACTTTGACAGCGTGGAGCTGATGGAGCTGGACACCATGATCGGCGGCAAGGGTCTGAATAACCCTGAGCTGGTGGAGACCCTGTGCTCCAACAGTGCCGACGCTATCGACTGGCTGGACGAGCACGGCATCACTCTGCACAGCGTGTCCAGCTTCGGCGGCGCATCCGTCAAGCGTATCCATCGCCCCGTGGACGGCGACGGCAAGACCGTTTCCGTTGGCTCTTACATGATCCCTCTGCTGCAGGAGAACTGCGACAAGGCTGGTGTGCAGACTCTGCTGAACACCACCGCTACCGAGATCCTGACCGACGCCAACGGCGCTGCTGTGGGCGTGAAGGCTACCGGTGCTTCCGGTGAGACCGTCACCGTCAATGCCAAGGCCGTTGTGCTGGCCACTGGCGGTTTCGGCGCAAACCTGGACATGGTCACCAAGTACAAGCCGGAGCTGAAGGGCTTCATGACCACCAATGCCGCTGGCGCTCAGGGCCAGGGCATTGAGATGGCAACCGCCATCGGTGCCGACACCGTGGATATGGATCAGATCCAGATCCACCCCACCGTGGAAGCCAACACCGCTGCCCTGATCACCGAGGGCCTGCGCGGCGACGGTGCCGTGCTGATCAACGCCGAGGGCAAGCGCTTCATCGACGAAGTGGGCACCCGTGACGTGGTCTCCGCAGCCGAGATCGCACAGACCGGCAGCTACAGCTGGCTGGTGGTCGATCAGGCTATGGTCGATGCTTCCAGCGTCATCCAGGGCTACATCAAGAAGGGCTACACCGTGACCGGTGAGACCTACGAGGAACTGGGCAAGGCCATGGGCGTCGATGAGACTGCTTTTGCCGAGACCATGAACACCTGGAATGGCTACGTTGAGGCCAAGAACGACCCCGACTTCGGCCGCACCAGCTTCGCCAACCCCCTGAACACCGCTCCGTACTACGCCATCAAGGTCACCGCTGGTGTGCATCACACCATGGGCGGCCTGAAGATCAACACCAATACTGAGGTGCTGAAGGCTGACGGCAGCGTGATCCCCGGTCTGTTCGCAGCCGG
- a CDS encoding MFS transporter — translation MKQQFAAKHPWTILAAGAAIQVLTGLPAAWGVFQQPVMEEYGLSEQGAGYAFGILIAAFGVGCVLGGFLQDRHGPRCAGLWGTALLCGGFFAAGLLPPGSAEAFFLAFSIPAGLGTAFLYPSIQSCAQKWYADRKGLATGVIGGAVGLSGAFLTVFVRTAVRGFWVVQGIRGAFWALGAVTLPVCLVGSLLLQDPPQTGQTQKPQENGKNTIDLAPQQMLRTKQYWLCAGAVCFSTPAVLLFSPIILKLGMERGLEEQAALWSVVLGSVGSAAGRLLMPLLSDRIGRRPTDMLLFAVSAGLSAGFAFAQGWGVVACYAGLTFCYSALAAVLPALSTDLFGFPHAGVNYGFLALGQSVGSLAFPFAANFFGLEAGRHWMAVAAAGAGFACIRALRPVEPSAGRGQQGMDRTC, via the coding sequence ATGAAACAGCAGTTTGCAGCAAAACACCCGTGGACGATCCTTGCCGCCGGGGCCGCCATTCAGGTGCTCACGGGGCTTCCGGCGGCGTGGGGCGTGTTCCAGCAGCCGGTCATGGAGGAATACGGCCTGTCGGAGCAGGGGGCGGGGTATGCGTTTGGCATCCTCATCGCGGCCTTCGGTGTGGGGTGCGTGCTGGGCGGCTTCCTGCAGGACAGGCACGGCCCCCGCTGCGCGGGCCTGTGGGGCACCGCCCTGCTCTGCGGCGGCTTTTTTGCGGCGGGCCTGCTACCGCCGGGCAGCGCAGAGGCGTTCTTTCTGGCGTTCAGCATCCCGGCGGGGCTGGGCACGGCGTTTTTGTATCCGTCCATCCAGTCCTGCGCCCAGAAGTGGTACGCCGACCGCAAGGGGCTGGCCACCGGCGTCATCGGCGGGGCGGTGGGCCTGAGCGGTGCCTTCCTCACCGTATTCGTGCGCACGGCAGTGCGGGGATTTTGGGTCGTGCAGGGCATCCGGGGGGCCTTCTGGGCACTGGGTGCGGTCACCCTGCCGGTATGCCTTGTGGGCAGTCTGCTTTTGCAGGACCCGCCGCAGACCGGGCAGACCCAAAAACCGCAGGAGAACGGCAAAAACACCATTGACCTTGCCCCGCAGCAGATGCTGCGCACAAAGCAGTACTGGCTGTGCGCCGGAGCGGTGTGCTTTTCTACCCCTGCAGTGCTGCTGTTCAGCCCCATTATTTTAAAGCTGGGCATGGAGCGCGGGTTGGAGGAGCAGGCGGCGCTATGGAGCGTGGTACTGGGCAGCGTGGGCAGTGCGGCAGGCCGCCTGCTGATGCCCCTGCTCAGTGACCGAATCGGCCGCCGCCCCACCGACATGCTGCTGTTTGCGGTGTCTGCCGGGCTGTCGGCGGGGTTTGCCTTTGCACAGGGCTGGGGCGTGGTGGCCTGCTATGCGGGCCTCACCTTCTGCTACTCGGCGCTGGCGGCGGTTCTGCCGGCCCTTTCCACCGACCTGTTTGGCTTCCCCCATGCGGGGGTCAACTATGGCTTTCTGGCGCTGGGGCAGAGCGTGGGCAGCCTTGCCTTTCCGTTTGCAGCCAATTTCTTCGGGCTGGAAGCCGGTCGGCACTGGATGGCTGTGGCAGCAGCCGGGGCCGGCTTTGCCTGCATCCGGGCCTTGCGGCCGGTGGAACCGTCTGCTGGGCGCGGACAGCAGGGCATGGACCGGACCTGCTGA
- a CDS encoding GGGtGRT protein: MATFESMDRRMPKIEACLKANGLESLDACNEMLLAKGIDCDKIVRGVQPICFDNAVWAYTLGTAIAVKRGLTDAAECAAAIGEGLEAFTIPGSVAEQRQVGLGHGNLGARLLSEDTTCFAFLAGHESFAAAEGAIGIARTANKVRKTPLRVILNGLGKDAAYIISRINGFTYVQTEYDIPTQTLKVVKEIPFSEGERAAVKCYGANDVMEGVAIMKKEDVQCSITGNSTNPVRFQHLVAGTYKKWAIENGKKYFSVASGGGTGRTLHPDNVAAGPASYGLTDSLGRVHGDAQFAGSSSVPAHVEMMGLIGMGNNPMVGATVACAVAAAQANA, translated from the coding sequence ATGGCAACTTTTGAATCTATGGATCGCCGCATGCCGAAGATCGAGGCATGCCTGAAGGCCAACGGCCTGGAGTCTCTGGACGCTTGCAACGAGATGCTCCTCGCCAAGGGCATCGACTGCGACAAGATCGTTCGCGGCGTGCAGCCCATCTGCTTTGATAACGCTGTCTGGGCATACACCCTGGGCACTGCCATCGCTGTGAAGCGCGGCCTGACCGACGCAGCCGAGTGCGCTGCCGCCATCGGTGAGGGCCTGGAGGCTTTCACCATCCCCGGTTCTGTCGCTGAGCAGCGTCAGGTCGGTCTGGGCCACGGCAACCTGGGCGCTCGTCTGCTGAGCGAGGACACCACCTGCTTCGCTTTCCTGGCAGGCCACGAGTCCTTTGCTGCTGCTGAGGGTGCCATCGGCATCGCCCGCACCGCAAACAAGGTCCGCAAGACCCCTCTGCGCGTCATCCTGAACGGCCTGGGCAAGGACGCAGCTTACATCATTTCCCGTATCAACGGCTTCACCTATGTGCAGACCGAGTACGACATCCCCACCCAGACCCTGAAGGTCGTCAAGGAGATCCCCTTCTCCGAGGGTGAGCGCGCAGCCGTCAAGTGCTACGGCGCTAACGATGTCATGGAGGGCGTTGCCATCATGAAGAAGGAGGACGTCCAGTGCTCCATCACCGGCAACTCCACCAACCCCGTCCGCTTCCAGCACCTGGTTGCAGGCACCTATAAGAAGTGGGCCATCGAGAACGGCAAGAAGTACTTCTCCGTTGCTTCCGGCGGCGGCACGGGCCGTACCCTGCACCCCGATAACGTGGCAGCAGGCCCCGCAAGCTACGGCCTGACCGACTCTCTGGGCCGTGTGCACGGTGATGCTCAGTTCGCTGGCTCTTCCTCCGTGCCCGCTCACGTTGAGATGATGGGTCTGATCGGCATGGGCAACAACCCCATGGTCGGCGCTACCGTTGCATGCGCTGTTGCTGCAGCTCAGGCTAACGCCTAA
- the hisS gene encoding histidine--tRNA ligase yields MKTQALKGMRDLLPAEQTLRDYIQGKILETYRASGFERISTPMLEDMENLDKSDGGDNLNLIFKVLKRGDKLTAALNTGDPKQLSDMGLRYDLTLPLSRYYAANKDKLPSPFKVIQTDRVFRAERPQKGRLREFVQCDIDILGDSSPNAEVELIDVTTRALLNIGFTGFTVNINDRRILRGMLESMGFAADTLDSVCITFDKMDKIGADGVKAELTEKQLPEAAINALADFIAAGEVTLDAVAARCADPAIADDLKYVLATANALAAGRYQVAYCPSLVRGQGYYTGMVFEITCPQFSGAVAGGGRYDNMVGKFLGTQVPAVGFSIGFERVCGILLEQGYQIPGAKQKIALLYGKDADFPAVLSKAAALRDTYNVTVLQQAKKLGKQLGQLEAAGFAGAAFMDKDEVKIFAQQ; encoded by the coding sequence ATGAAAACACAGGCATTGAAGGGCATGCGCGACCTGCTGCCCGCCGAGCAGACCCTGCGCGACTACATCCAGGGCAAGATCCTGGAGACCTACCGTGCGTCCGGCTTTGAGCGCATCTCCACCCCTATGCTGGAGGACATGGAAAATCTGGACAAGTCCGACGGCGGCGACAACCTGAACCTGATCTTCAAGGTGCTCAAGCGCGGCGACAAGCTCACCGCCGCCCTGAACACCGGCGACCCCAAGCAGCTCTCCGACATGGGCCTGCGCTACGACCTCACCCTGCCCCTGAGCCGCTACTATGCCGCCAACAAGGACAAGCTGCCCAGCCCCTTCAAGGTGATCCAGACCGACCGCGTGTTCCGTGCCGAGCGCCCCCAGAAGGGCCGTCTGCGCGAGTTCGTGCAGTGCGACATCGACATTCTGGGCGACAGCTCCCCCAACGCCGAGGTGGAGCTGATCGACGTGACCACCCGCGCTTTGCTGAACATCGGCTTCACCGGCTTCACGGTGAACATCAACGACCGCCGCATCCTGCGCGGCATGCTGGAGAGCATGGGCTTTGCCGCCGATACGCTGGATTCCGTCTGCATCACCTTTGACAAGATGGACAAGATCGGTGCTGACGGCGTGAAGGCCGAGCTGACCGAAAAGCAGCTGCCGGAAGCCGCCATCAACGCACTGGCCGATTTCATCGCCGCCGGTGAGGTGACGCTGGACGCCGTGGCTGCCCGCTGCGCCGACCCCGCCATCGCCGATGACCTGAAGTACGTTCTGGCCACCGCCAATGCGCTGGCTGCCGGCCGCTATCAGGTGGCCTACTGCCCCAGCCTGGTGCGCGGTCAGGGCTACTACACCGGCATGGTGTTCGAGATCACCTGCCCGCAGTTCAGCGGTGCCGTGGCCGGCGGCGGCCGCTACGACAACATGGTGGGCAAGTTCCTGGGCACCCAGGTGCCTGCCGTGGGCTTCTCCATCGGTTTCGAGCGCGTGTGCGGCATCCTGCTGGAACAGGGGTATCAGATCCCCGGTGCCAAGCAGAAGATCGCCCTGCTGTACGGCAAGGACGCCGACTTCCCCGCCGTGCTGAGCAAGGCCGCCGCCCTGCGTGACACCTACAACGTCACCGTGCTGCAGCAGGCCAAGAAGCTGGGCAAGCAGCTGGGCCAGCTGGAGGCCGCCGGGTTTGCCGGTGCCGCCTTCATGGACAAGGACGAAGTCAAAATTTTTGCACAGCAGTAA